From a region of the Candidatus Woesearchaeota archaeon genome:
- a CDS encoding YhbY family RNA-binding protein: MKDSCVNVQIGKNGLNDSQISEILKNLRARRPVRVKLLKSLLGSTNRKQVYSELVSSVFSKVSCEHKLVGNVIKFTPKEKNL, translated from the coding sequence ATGAAGGATTCATGCGTTAATGTTCAAATTGGAAAGAATGGTTTAAATGATTCTCAGATTAGTGAAATTTTAAAAAATTTGAGAGCTAGGCGCCCTGTACGTGTTAAATTATTAAAATCTTTACTAGGTTCTACCAATAGAAAACAAGTTTATTCTGAGCTAGTTAGTTCAGTTTTTTCTAAAGTTAGTTGCGAACATAAACTTGTGGGTAATGTGATTAAATTTACGCCTAAGGAAAAAAATTTATAA
- a CDS encoding NFACT RNA binding domain-containing protein translates to MEVDFFVEKSLDENASIYFDLAKKAKKKLEGTKRALLNEKKKLDALLSEQSEVLKTDLKIKSEKDRKKNWYENFRWFFSSDGFLVIGGKDSSSNELIIKKHVDKNDLVFHTEAPGSPFVVIKNPNALAVPDLTKMEAAELAVTFSKAWAMKIRSVEVFMVLPNQVSKEANSGEYVAKGAFVIRGKKVLFDPVVNFAIGIFLDEDGNKIVMSGPRSAVKKKCNVFVEIKQGDSKKGEVSKILMKKFGLSTNDDIIANLPSGGLKL, encoded by the coding sequence ATGGAAGTCGATTTTTTTGTTGAAAAATCTTTGGATGAGAACGCATCCATTTATTTTGATTTAGCTAAAAAAGCTAAGAAGAAACTTGAAGGTACCAAGAGAGCTTTACTTAATGAAAAAAAGAAATTGGATGCTTTACTTAGTGAACAGTCCGAAGTTTTAAAAACTGATTTGAAAATTAAGTCTGAAAAAGATAGAAAGAAGAATTGGTATGAAAACTTTAGGTGGTTTTTTTCTTCTGATGGTTTTTTAGTTATTGGTGGAAAAGATTCTTCGTCTAATGAATTAATTATTAAAAAACATGTCGATAAGAACGATTTAGTTTTTCACACTGAAGCTCCAGGCAGCCCTTTTGTTGTTATTAAAAATCCTAATGCCTTAGCAGTTCCTGATTTGACTAAGATGGAAGCTGCCGAGTTGGCCGTTACTTTTAGTAAAGCTTGGGCTATGAAGATTAGATCCGTTGAGGTTTTTATGGTTTTACCTAATCAAGTATCTAAAGAAGCAAATTCAGGAGAATATGTCGCTAAAGGAGCTTTTGTTATTAGAGGCAAGAAAGTTTTGTTTGATCCCGTCGTTAATTTTGCAATAGGTATTTTTTTAGATGAAGATGGCAATAAAATTGTGATGTCTGGTCCTAGGTCTGCTGTAAAAAAGAAGTGTAATGTCTTTGTGGAAATAAAACAAGGGGATTCTAAGAAAGGAGAAGTTAGTAAGATTCTTATGAAAAAGTTTGGTTTATCCACTAATGACGACATTATTGCGAATCTTCCTAGTGGAGGCTTGAAATTATGA